The Cygnus atratus isolate AKBS03 ecotype Queensland, Australia chromosome 7, CAtr_DNAZoo_HiC_assembly, whole genome shotgun sequence genome includes a window with the following:
- the GRK5 gene encoding G protein-coupled receptor kinase 5 isoform X4 produces MYFDRFLQWKWLERQPVTKNTFRQYRVLGKGGFGEVCACQVRATGKMYACKRLEKKRIKKRKGESMALNEKQILEKVNSQFVVNLAYAYETKDALCLVLTIMNGGDLKFHIYNMGNPGFEEERALFYAAEILCGLEDLHRENTVYRDLKPENILLDDYGHIRISDLGLAVKIPEGESIRGRVGTVGYMAPEVLNNQRYTLSPDYWGLGCLIYEMIAGQSPFRGRKEKVKREEVDRRVLETEEVYSHKFSEEAKSICKMLLTKDMKQRLGCQGEGATEVKRHPFFKSMNFKRLEAGMLDPPFVPDPRAVYCKDVLDIEQFSTVKGVNLDQTDDDFYSKFSTGSVSIPWQNEMIETECFKELNVFGPNGTISPDLNKSFPPEPPKKGLLQRIFKRQHQNNSKSSPNSKASLNHHINSNHVSSNSTGSS; encoded by the exons ATGTACTTCGACAGGTTTCTCCAGTGGAAGTGGTTGGAAAG gcAACCAGTAACGAAAAACACGTTTAGGCAGTACAGGGTGCTAGGGAAAGGCGGCTTTGGGGAG GTCTGCGCTTGCCAAGTCCGAGCAACAGGGAAGATGTACGCCTGCAAAAGATTagagaagaagagaataaaaaagaggaaaggcgAATCCATGGCActaaatgaaaagcagattttagaAAAAGTCAATAGTCAGTTTGTA GTCAATTTAGCCTATGCCTATGAAACAAAGGATGCACTGTGTTTAGTTCTGACCATAATGAATGGAGGTGACCTGAAGTTTCATATCTACAACATGGGAAACCCAGGCTTTGAAGAGGAAAGAGCTTTGTTTTATGCAGCAGAGATTCTCTGTGGTTTAGAAGACcttcacagagaaaatacagtatataG AGATTTGAAGCCAGAAAATATCTTGCTAGATGATTATG gcCATATTAGAATATCTGATTTGGGCCTAGCTGTTAAAATCCCGGAGGGTGAATCAATCCGTGGAAGGGTAGGAACAGTAGGGTATATGG CTCCAGAAGTGTTGAACAACCAGAGATATACACTCAGCCCTGACTACTGGGGACTGGGCTGTCTCATTTATGAAATGATTGCTGGGCAATCACCATTTCgtggaaggaaagagaaggtgaAGAGGGAAGAAGTGGACAGAAGAGTGCTGGAGACAGAGGAGGTGTACTCCCATAAGTTTTCTGAGGAGGCCAAgtccatctgtaaaatg CTCCTCACCAAAGACATGAAGCAGCGGCTGGGTTGTCAAGGGGAAGGCGCAACAGAAGTGAAGAGGCACCcctttttcaaaagcatgaaTTTCAAGCGGTTGGAAGCGGGAATGCTGGATCCTCCCTTTGTCCCTGAT CCCAGAGCAGTATACTGCAAGGATGTGTTAGACATCGAGCAATTCTCCACAGTGAAAGGAGTAAACCTGGACCAAACAGATGATGATTTCTATTCCAAGTTTTCCACAGGATCCGTGTCTATTCCATGGCAAAATGAG ATGATAGAAACAGAGTGTTTTAAAGAACTAAATGTGTTTGGACCAAATGGTACTATTTCACCAGACCTAAATAAAAGCTTCCCTCCAGAGCCACCCAAGAAAGGATTGCTACAGAGAATATTTAAACGGCAG CATCAGAACAATTCAAAGAGTTCTCCAAATTCAAAGGCCAGTTTAAATCACCACATAAATTCAAATCACGTAAGTTCAAACTCCACTGGAAGCAGCTAG